The stretch of DNA GGTGGTGCCGAAAAGTGCTTCATCTCGTCGGCCGACTGGATGCCGCGCAATCTGGATCGACGAGTTGAGGTTGCCTGCCCGATCCTTGATGCAAGTCTAAAACAGGAACTTCGCGATCTGCTTGAACTGCAGTGGCGCGATAACTGCAAAGCCGGTTCGCACTATGACCCGACCGCCGCTCCGCGACGAACCAAGCCCGGCAAACAGCGTGCGCAAATCCTTATCGCCGCATACCTGCGAGAGAAACATACGTAGGCAACTATGATCAAACTGGCAGCTATTGATATTGGATCCAACGCCGTACGACTCATGCTCTCCCGCGTTTACGAAAACGAAGGCGAAACGGTATACATAAAAGAATCGCTCATTCGCGTGCCGATCCGTCTCGGCGAAGATGTTTTCGCGCATCAGAAGATCACGCCGCAAAAGGCCCAGCAATTGTCAACCGTCCTCCAGGCGTTCAAACTGATCGTAGAAGCATATCGCGCCGAAGACTGCATCGCCTGCGCGACCTCTGCAATGCGCGAGGCACGCAACGGCGCCGATGTCGCCAAAGCGATAAAAAAACAGACCGGCATGCAGATAGAGATCATCGAAGGTAAACGGGAAGCTGCGATCATTTACTCCAGCCATATCAGTCGAGCCTTCCGCTCCGATGCTCCGCTTTTATATATCGATGTAGGCGGCGGCAGCACCGAAGTGACCCTCATGTCCCGTAGCCGGATCATTGAGTCTGGCTCCTTCAAGATCGGCACTGTGCGAATCCTGCAGAAAGGTCGCTCAAAGCGGGAGCTGGATCGCATCAAAGCCTGGCTCAAAGCGCAAGTAGCGCCGCATCACCCGATCGCCGCAGTCGGGACCGGCGGGAGTATTAATAACATCTTCCGGCTCTCCCGCAAAAAGGAAGGGAAACCGCTCTCCGTCAAACTTATCACCGAGATCCGGGATTATCTGGAATCATTCACCGTCGAAGAGCGCATCAAAGTACTCGGCCTGCGACCTGACCGTGCCGATGTGATAGTCGAAGCAGCCGACATCTATCTCAATGTGATGAAATGGTCGGGAGTCAAGAAAATGCATGTGCCAATCCTCGGATTGTCGGATGGCCTAATTCACGTATTGTATGAAAAAGTCAAGTCCAAGCATATCGACCTCTAAACGGTCCCGAAAGGTCACGGCAGATAAACTGCTTGGCTATTTCGACGTCAGGCATTCCGCTTTCCTCGCTGCACTTACCGCCGCGAGACAGCATTATGCCGTCGAAGGCGTACACCAGTTGCGAGTCGAAGTAAAGCGACTGCGAGCCTTCTATAAGCTGATCGAACGAATCGCGCCATCGTTTGCGGCCAAACCCAACGCCGGCCCGCTCCGCGAATTGTATCGCGCGGCCGGGACATTAAGGGATATTGATATCTTCCAGGCGATCACAGTTGCGCGACTTGACCGACTTGATCTGCGCGAGTATTTCAATCACCTGAAATCGGTCGAGCTTGAGAAACGCCAGAGATTTGATATCGTGGCGGTCAATTTTTCCGAGTCAGTCCTGACTGGGAGTTGCACCAAACTCCGTGCCGCTCTGGCGGCCCCCTCTGACGATAAAATCAGGCAACGGTTAAACAAGCGACTTCGGAAGCTCGCGGCAAAACTGTCCAAAGCATTGGAACGCAAACGGCAGGAACATTACGAACTCCATACCGTGCGGAAACTCTCCAAGACACTCCGGTACACACTTGATGTCTGGATCCTCTGCCACGGCAAGACACCATCCTCCGGTACCACCGCCGCAAAACTCAAGCAGACATACACGGCATTGGGAGAATGGCATGACCATGTTGTCGCACTCGAATCATTGAAGCTATTTCTGAAAAGTCGTTCGAATAGGAAGTTGACCTCCCCGAATGCCTATTCGACGTTCAGCACGGCTCTCCTGAAGGAGATAGAGAAGCAATTAACGTCATATGAACGCGGAAAGCAGCCGCTCATCAGATCACTGGCTGGATTAGCCAGATCGCTCGAACGGACTGCTGCAATCCAATCGAACAAAACCAAACAACACTGACGGATTATGATGATAGATCAAGGACTATGTATGAACAGAGGGAACAACAACGCAACTATCGACAACCTGCGCGCCCTGGCGCTGACGCTGGACATGCGCCTTGGAGTCGAGGCTCGCAAGCAGATTCTGGCGGGAAACGAGAAGATCACTCTGGCCACAAATGAACAGCAATGGATCGACTGGATGTCCGGAGTCAAATCGCGAATGAAGATGATCGCGGGAAGCCAGATTGCGGGCGAGGTTCTGGCGAATCAATGGTGGTCGTCACCCCTTCAGATCAACAGCGAAGAGTAGATCACGAGGCCGAACTGAGGGAAGGCTTCGGCATCGGCCAGGCCGCTCGCTTGTAACGGCAGACCGCGATTTCTCGGTTGGTGATCACCACAAAATCTGATCGCCCCTCTGTCCAGGCACCGGCATCCACAAAGATGCTCTCTCCATTGGCGAAATCCAGACTCAGATATGGTCGGTGAGTGTGCGCTATGACGCAGACGCGGGGCGGGCAGGCGAACGACTTAACCACCGATTCAAAGTAGTTGAAATGCCGGCGCGGGTACTCTGTCGCCGCCGTGATCTCCGTTCTTTCCTGATCCCCCGAGTTAATTCCGAATGCCCGATGACATTGTTCATCCCAATCACTGAACTTGCGCCGAATCTGGTGAATGCGATTTTCAACCCGCCTCAATCCACGCAACACCTTCATTGACCATCGCCAATGACGGTGATCCGGATTGGTGAAATGAAACCACCGATCCGCCGTATAACCATGTTCGAAATAGACCGAGCCATCGCTGGCGGCATACATACCGCGCCGCTTTTGTCGATACTCGGCATCATGGTTCCCGACGACAAACTTGAATTCCAGTTCATGAAAGAGCTTGATGATCTCATCGTAGATCGGGTGCGAAGCGCGAATATCTCTCACCGTTACATCCCTGCCGAATTTCGGATGCGGAAAACAGAGCTCGTACATATCACCCAGCTGCACCATACTAAGCCGATCTCCGGATTTCCGCAGCCGCTCGCGACTTGCCTCCGCGTGCACCAGAAAATCAAGCATCGGTTCCGCGCCGAATTTGAAATTGTCGAGGTTCGATGTATAGAGGAACATGTGCATGTCCGGAACCAGCACCATGACATCGGAATCCTTGAGGATCGGCCCCCACTGCGCTGGGATCCGTGTCGGAACTCCGCCGTTAGAGATGATCTCTATCCGCGGATTTCCCTGGATAAAGCCATCCTCGATCGTCAGCCCAACGCTATAGGATTGACTACGTGACTCGAAGTCGATGCATGTTTGCATGGCAGTCTGCATCAGGCCCCCGATCCCCACAGTACCAACCGTCGACCCGTATGGCGGAATCGTTGTACTGCGCGGCTGAGCCGTGATGACTCCCGGTCCACGACGAATCGCATGGACGGCTGCACCGGAGAAATGCGCGTCATCTTACCAATGCGCATCCGGTTCCCTCGCCAGGTGACATGATTCGTGAAGAACGGTCTCCACCAGACGAACGCGATCAGAATATCTTTGAGCGGAAATAGCCAGAGCGATGAAAGCGAGACCGATCCTCCAACCACTCGAACGGCCACGATATCAAGCAGCACTTTGAGCGCCGTGAAAACAGCCGCCAAAAAAAACGTCATTACCGAAGGATCGACCGCACATGCAAGTAGTACCAGCACGATCGGGTTGCTCACGATTTCGCCAGTGTAGTGCACGATATTGAGATGTCTGCGCATCAGCCCCCAGCGGAAATGGCGGGCCATGAAGTCGCGGACGCTCCACGTGTCGTTGACATTATTGATGGCGTGCATGCAAGTCGCGGTCTCAAGCCCCATCTTGCGGATTTCGCGGCCGATCAATCCATCTTCGAGCAGGAAATCGGCGAACCGCTCAAACCCTCCCATCCGGGCAATCGTTTCGCGACGCATCAGCATCGACTTTCCGATTGAAACCGGAATATTGGACAGCTTGCTTACCGCCAACGTGCTTGACGCAATGAACGAATTCAAATGCAGGTTTTCCAATTTGGCTCCGAGACGCTTGCCGCCAACGCCCCGGATAAGAGAAGTGACCAGCCCGACAGATCGGCTACGCATCTCGCCGACCAATTCCTTCAGATAACTGGATTCGACTCTGACGTTGCTGTCGCTGATCACCCAGTAGTCATGCGATGCATAGGGAGCCATATTGCAGAGATTGTTGACTTTGGGATTGTAACCGGTCCGATGTGAATCGATCACCAGTCGAGCCGGAACTTGTGGATAGACGGAGATCAGATCTCGAACGATTTCAACCGCCGGATCATCGTCATCATTCACACCAAAGATCAATTCATATCGCGGATAGTCCTGCGTGAAAAAGCTCTCCAGATTGGAACGGAGGTTTTCATCGACCCCTTTGAGTGGCTTGAAGATCGTGACAGCGGGTGTGAACAATGTACCGGCGCTAGATCGCTTCCGGCGGACCGAGAATATCAGAATAGCCAGTGCCAGAGCTGTGTAGACCAGCCCGAGCGTCGCCCCGGAGACAAGAAGCAGAGACCAGATATTCATAACAGTATCCCGCCTTTCTCAGCCATTGTAACGGCGAGAAACGAGATTTTATGTTATGGTCTGGTTAGATGTCGGAGAGTTCTTGGTGAGTGTCGATATCAGCGTAACTACTTGAAGCTATATGGTTTGCAAAGTACTCACCGCTGGGCCGGAGAGTTCGTTCTAACCCATTCTCGTAATCGACCTGAAAGAGCCCGAATCGGGCCGATTTCCCGATCAACCACTCGTAGTTGTCCATCAGTGACCAATAGTAATACCCCCGAATGTCCATCCCCTCACCCCGGAGCCGTTCGAGGAAACTGAGATGGCGTTCCAGAAACCGGACACGCACGCTGTCATCATCGGTGGCAATCCCGTTTTCGGTGATGATCAGCGGCTTCTCAGTAAACCGGAGCCACCGGCAACACTTATATAGCCCTCGCGGATAGATCTCCCAGCCCAGATCGGACAAGCCATGTTTTGATCGCGGCACAAACAGCATATCGAATGGCCTGAACGGCCGAAGTCGGAATCGGACATGCATCCGGTAGTAGTAATTGACCCCCCAGAAATCGATTCGGTTATCCAGCGAGACTGGTTCGTCATAGTTCAGAATGAGCGGCAATGAGTAGTTGAGCCGATTCGTGACAAATGCCTTTGGGATCAGGAGATTGTAGAAACGGTGCAGCCGGCGCTTCATCTCGCTGTCAAACAGATTCCCTTTTCGCGCAGCGCGAAAAGCAATCATGTTGTGGGCGATCCCAACCTGGGTCGATGGATACCGTTCCTTGATCATGTCAAATACCTGGCGGTGCGCCAGCAACATGTTCCTGAGGCCGTGCATCAGCTTTCGGAGATCCCGCTCGCCCGGTGGGAACTTTGCATCGCCATACCCGGCCAGAAGCCAGACCAACGGTTCATTGAAGGTCACCACGTGCGAAACTCGATCAAGGAGCCTGGTGCAAACGCGTTCCGCAAATCGAACAAACGTATCCTGCGAAGTCACACTGTGCCAGGGAGAGTACTCATGAAACCAGGCCGGGTGGGTGAAATGATGCAATGTCAGCATCGGGCTTATGCCCAGTTCCAGCAGATGATCGATCATCCGGGAGTACTGATCAAAGGCGGCCTCGTTGAATCTCCCCGGCTCCGGCTCCAGACGCGCCCACTCGACTGAAAAGCGATAGCTATTTAATCCTAATGACTTAAGCAGCCCGAAATCATCCCGCCAGCGATTCCAGTGATCTACCGCAATCCCGACCCGCGGGTCAAGACTGGCTGTTCGAAAACGGCCCGCCTGCTCCCATGCGGTCATGTCGTTCTCGATCCCCCCTTCAATTTGAAATGCGGAGGATGCCGCCCCCCAAAGGAACGGCTGTTTGGATTCGATTGTCATGGGGGCGAAGATACACTTTGTAGGCGCTCTGTCAAACACCCCGAGTCAATGCCAAACCCTTCAAGAATGAATGCACTTGGCGGACAGTCATGCCGCTGTTTCCTTCGCCCAGTCATAGTGCGACAACTTGCCACTCCATCTCTTCACTACCGGTATAGAGAGTCGCTGACCAAAATCAATTGGCACACGTACGACAATTCGCACTGAGTTGAAATTGGCACTGTCCAGTTGGCATGTTCTTGCGTTTCATTCGACTGGCCAGCGGAACTTTATTGTTGGAGATGATGGACTCGTATAGTACATTCTCCGAGTATCCGTATCATACCAACTGACTTGCGGGATATCGAAAACGTGACAATTCCTGCCCACATCACGCAGCTTCTGTCGTCGATTCGACAGGGAAACCAAAGAGCCGTCGACTCCTTGCTCCCTCTTGTGTACGATCGACTTCGCTCGTTGGCCAGAGCTCAATTGGCGTCTGAGCGGGCCGGACATACCCTGAACGCTACCGCCTTGGTTCACGAATCATATCTCAACCTGATCGGTCAGACCAAAATGTCCTGGGAGAGCAGAGCGCACTTCTACGCGATCGCCGCACAGGCGATGCGCCGGATCCTGATCGACTACGCTCGTCGACGTATGGCCAAAAAACGTGGCGGCCAAAGTCCGTTTGTGACTTTCGACGATTCGCTTATCGGCGGTGATCAACGCGCGGAAGAGGTCGTGGCTCTTGACGCCGCGCTGGTCAAGTTACGCGAATTGAGCGAGCGACAAAGTCAGGTAGTCGAGTACCGCTTTTTCGGCGGGCTAACCCATGAAGAGATCGCCGAGGTGCTAAGTATTTCGGTCCCCACTGTCCGGCGTGACTGGCGGATCGCCAAAGCCTGGTTAGCCAATGAACTTCGGAACTGAGAATGAAATAGAGTGACCATGCTGCCTGACCGATGGAAACGCATCCAGGAGATATTTGAGCTTGCTCTCGATGCAGCCCCGGAGGATCGCGATGCGGTCGTTCGACGTGCCTGTCAGGATGACAACGCCATGTACGCCGAAGTAATGGCGCTGTTGGCGGCCGATGCCGAGGGGCACCCGATGCTCGACCGTGAAACTCCATTCAATCTGCCCCAGGAAGATCCGCAATTGATCGGGACGCAGATCGGTTCCTATCGACTGATCGCCGCGCTTGGCGAAGGGGGGATGGGAGCAGTCTATCTGGCTGATCGCGTCGATGGACAATTCGAGCAGCGTGTCGCCATCAAAGTCGTTCAACCCTCTCTGCGCACGAAAGTCATCCTGCGCCGATTCCAGCAGGAAAGACAGATCCTCGCTCACCTTAATCACCCCAACATTGCGAGACTTCTTGACGGTGGCTTGACGCCTGATGGCCGCCCGTATTTTGTGATGGAGTATGTTGATGGTGTGCCGATCGATCAGTATTGCCAAACTCGCGGACTTTCACTGGCAGAAAAGCTACGGCTGATCCTCCAGGCATGTGAAGCGGTTGAGTTTGCGCACAGCAACCTGGTAATTCACCGGGATCTGAAACCTGCGAACATTCTGGTCGACCAGGACGGTCGAGTTAAAGTGATCGACTTTGGCATCGCCAAAGTACTGGCGGAATCCGCGGATGTCGACATGAGTGTTGATTTGACGCAAACCGGATTCCGCGCGATGACCCCACGATATGCCTCACCCGAACAGGTACGAAATCAGCCCATCACTACCGCCAGTGATGTTTATTCGCTGGGGGTTGTGCTGTACGAACTACTGACTGGCCGATATCCATATAAAACCTCGATGGATTCCGGACCCGAATTGGAACAGGCGGTTGTGACTCAGGAGCCAGAACGGCCATCCAGTGTTGTCCTTCGCCCTGCGCGAAAGGAACTTTCCCCGATCGGAGACCAGATCTCAACCAAGAAACTCCAGCGTCAGCTTCGCGGTGACCTCGACACCATCTGCATGGCCGCGTTACGCAAAGATCTGACAAGGCGGTATCAGACCGCTCGCCAATTGACAGATGACATTCGCCGCTATTTGGATGGATGGCCGATCGAGGCCCGCATGGACTCCGTCCCGTATATGGTGGGCAAGTTTGTGCGCAGACATCGACCGATCGTCTTCGCCTCAATTCTGGCAATCGTAGCCATCGCGGTGACGATCGGCTTCTATACCAATCGACTTGCCAGCGAGCGCGACAAAGCTCGTCTTGAAGCACGGAAATCCCGGGAGATCGCCAAATTCCTCACCGGCATCTTTGAAGTATCCGACCCGAATGAATCGCGCGGTACCGATGTAACCGCCAGGGAACTGCTCGATACCGCCATCACTCGACTCCGCACCGAGTTGAAAAATCAGCCGGCCGTAAAGGCGATGCTGCTTCGGCTGGCTGCTGACATTCTGTATAACCTCGGCCACATCCCCCAGTCGCGTGAGTTGGCATTCGAATCGGCCGAATTAAATCGAATCACCTTCGGGGAACACAATCTTGAGTATGCCGACAATCTGCTGCAGTTGACGCTCATCCTTGATGACGCCGGCGAACGTGACTCCGCTTTGTCCGTTGCGCGAAAAGCGTTAAGTATTGTCAGAGACATTTATCCCGATCGAGACACCAACGTGGCCAACATGCAGGTCAGTCTGGGACACGTGTACCGACATCTTGGTAACTTTGATTCTGCTGAAGTTTACTATCGAGCAGGCCTGGAGACTCAGCGTGAACTCGAGGGAGATACCGCAACCGCCGTCGGAAACACACTCAATCATCTTGGAAGACTCTACTATCAGCGCGGAGAATATGCCAAAGCCGAACCAATCGTCCGCGAGGCAATTGCCACACTCATCAATGTCTTTGGACGTGAAGACCATTTTGAAGTGATCGCTTCCAGGGGAAATCTTGGAGCTATCCTCATGGCGCAGGAGCGCTATGCCGAAGCTGAATCCGTTTTTGTACGCAATCGCGCCCTGCTCGCCAGTATGGTTGGGACCGACCACACCTATTACGGCGGAATGACCACCCAGTTGGCCAGTGCAGTGTATATGCAAGGGCGTATCGAAGAGGCACATGCGCTCTATCTTGAGGCCCTGGATCTGGCGCGAAAGTACCTGCCGGAAGAACACCAGGGATATATCTCTGTGCTTCTTGGATTGGGACGGCTTCTCACCGAACACGGGGACTTCCGCGATGCCGAGCCTTTTCTTCGACAGGCGCTGTCGATTCGACTGCGCACACTCCCGGCTGGTCACTGGCACATCGCGGGAGCCCAATCCTCGTTGGCTGATTGCCTCCGCAAGGCGAAAAGATTCGAGGAAGGTGCACCATTGGCACTTGAAGCTTACACCACTCTGATGGCAAATTTCGGATCAGACGACCCTCGCACCACTGGTGTACGAAAGAAACTCGAGTTGCTCTACAGCGATTGGGGAAAACCTATTCCTGAACTGGATTCTGTTCCTGCTTCGTGAACATACGGGCGGGCCTCCCTGGTCCCGCCCGCTTGGTTCTTCGCATCCCTATAACGCGTATTTGGTCAAAAGCGACGAAACAATCACCTCTCGCTCATCCTGAGTGACTGCGTGCGCGTATGCCCGGATCTCCGCCATCAACAGCGGATTGCCGTTCTGCGAACCAAGTCGCGCTCCCAGATATGAGATCAATGCGCTGGTCTTGCTGCCGTCCGTTCCCGCCGGAGTTGGGTCGTTGTTTACCCAGATCGACATTCCCTCACTCTGACTGAACCGGATAGTCACCACATTCCACAGATCAAGTGAGGCCGGCGAGATGGCATCCATGGTATAGTTCTGGTGCGACATCGTAAATCGGATGTTATCCCGGAAGCCCGCGGAGAGACTGGTTAACTGGCTTGTTCCGGTCCCGAAAAGAAACATTTCAGGATAGCTGATTGCTAACGCAGGAAGTCGTACCACTGCAAAGACGGTATAGTCAGATCCGGAAAATTTCACACCGGGGAACTGGAATTTCCCATCTACGGTTGTCAATCCACCGCGGAATCGCATGGCTGGGAGTTGCCCTCCCTTCAGTTGTGCCGCAAGATATTCGGCACCGTAAGCTTTGCTGGGTGGCACGGCGTTGTGCGTGGTATCTCCGAACGCATTGAGGAGTTTGCTGATATACCCGCTGTTGGCCCCGGTCCCTCGAACAAAATAGCGAGAATCATCCAGCCTATACCAAAGGATCGGATTCGGAATTGTCTCACTGATCATCACGCACTGATTGACATCATACTCGGTGGCCAGCCCGATCTTGACAATTTGTGATGGGTTCGCCAGGCTGCGTACAACATACGAAAGCGGGACGCCGGTGTTGATCATCCCGCCCTGCGCCAGAAACTGCTTGAGTGTGTTGAAATCGGTCGTGATCGCCGAGATGGCGGCCGAAGACTCGCCCCCCATGGCAAATGCCTTCACCCGAACATTCTCCAGGTCTTTCAGGTACGTCGCGTTCGCGTCAAGCGAACCACCCACCGTCGCGGCATTGAAAGATGCATCAATGGAGGCTGACATTTTCGTCAGTGAAGAAGTTGACTCAATCAATAGATAGAATATTCGTCCGTAGGTGACTGAAGAGATGAATGCGGCCGGATTCCCTGAACTGATGTATGGAGCCAGATCGGCAGGCGTGACCGTCGGATCAAAGATCTCATCGACCGAGGTCGGCAACTGATAGGCCATGGTGAAATATGATTGGACAAGGCGAACTACGTAGCGATTGTATTCTCGGTCCTGGCTGAAAGAGAGCGAAGTTCCCAATTCGCCCGTCAAATTCTCCACCCGCACGTTTAGGGAGAGCGCCAGTTGCTCGCGGGAACTGACTGATTCGTAATTGAATGAGAAACGCGCGGGGATAGTGTTGGAAGCCCTGGCGATGATATCATTCTGAGCTTCGGTGACATTGGCCAGATCCACCACCGGGATTGTTTCACTGGCCGATGGTGAGCCATTGAGGATCGTCATGACGATCGTCCCTCCGGCCCGCTTCACCGGTATCGGCGCCGGAGTCGCGCTGGTCAGACTGTTCCCCTGAAGCAAATTCCCCGGCCAGACAACTTCGGACAATGGATCGAATGTAGGGAAGTTATCCGGCGCCTCAACCACAGAATAGCGAGTCGTGGTGCAGAAGTACTGCTCGTTGTTCATGGTCTCGATGACGGTATCAGAACTGACAATTTCGTTCTTTTCCTGAACCGGAGCAAACGTCCCCCCCGCATTTATCGCGTTCTGAAACTGGCTATTGGTAGTCGGCGATTTGGTGGGGCTGTCCTTAGAGCAGCCGCCTCCCAACATCACACTCAGCAGTATCACTGCGAGTAGTGAGAGTGATTTCTTAATCTGCATGTCTCTATTCCTTTCAAACCGGAGTCGTAGGTGAACGCAACAACTCCGGCATGTATTTATTGGTTTAGTCTATCTTCTTGAATTCAGCTCGATCACCGTTGGCGCCTTCTTTGCCGCGACCATCTCCGCGTGCGCCACCAATCCCGGCGACTCCGAGCGTGAAGAAGTTATTCGTGCGAGTGGAGCTGCTGGCAGCCTCGACAATTCCAACCACCGGACCACCGCCACCGCATCCGCCATCTCCCCCGTTACCCCCCTTACCGCCGTTTCCACCACGTCCCCCCGCGCCACCATTGGCGTTGCCGGTTCCACCATTGGCACCCGAACCACCATTTTGACCAACTCCCCCTTTTCCGGAGTAGCCGCCATTACCGCCGTTACCGGTGGTGATACTGTTATTGGTAATGGTCGCCTCCGATCCGCCGCTCAGGATGATTCCGATTGAACCACCACCACCAAAACCACGGGCTCCTCCGAAACCGTATAGACCGCCAGCGCCGCCACCGCCGCCACTGCCCGAGCATGCTGCCCCTGTGCCACCGCCACCACCACCACCGCCGCCCCAGCCGTAGCCTCCGTTGTCGCCATTCAGACCATGAGCCGCCAAGTATGCCCCATTTGAGATGGAGCCAAAGCTCGTTCCGGCATTGCCGCTGAGCCCAGAATCTCCCGGATTCCCCGGCGATCCCGGCGAACCATTTGCGGCAAAGCCGCCCTTTGAGCCGCCATTCCCCCCACCATTCTCTCCATCCCAACCATTTGACCCGCCGTTTGCTCCACCGGACCGACCGCCCAATCCGCCATCGCGACCATAGCTGACGTCTCCGCCGGCCCCCCCAACTGCTCCTGAACAGATGAGTGCGAAGTAAGCCGCGGCGCCGGAATTGCCGCCATCCGCATTTCCCGTCCGATCAGTGGCATCGGTGCCGTTGCTTCCGTTCGCACCATTGCCGATCTCAAGTGCGTTCTGGTTGATAACAATGCCAAGGCTGTTGTGCAGACTGATACCCACAGAGCTCCCCGCGTTTGATGCACTATTGGCACTGCGTATGGTAAATCCCTCTATTGTCAGCTGATTGACATTAGCTCCAGTAATGGCATATTGTCCTCCCTGAATAATGGTCTCTACGGCCGCCAGATCCCTCTCCCAGCTGTCGGCTGTGAATCCACCATACATACTGACACCGTCCGCCAGGACCACAGAACCACTGTACACGCCTGCGGCGACATAAAGATCGCTCTGCGTAGATTGAGCTGCAGTCATGGCTGCCTGGATAGTTGCCTTGGGTAGGTCAAGTGTCCCGGGGTTTGCATCATTGCCGTTCTGGGAGACGAAAATCGCCTTGGACCCTTCTTCTGCAATGACAATGACAATTCGATCCGGGTCGCTCGCAGTCACGCCGTTTGAGACGACTAGATCGAAAATGACGGTGGTTACTTCAGCGGGAGCCGCAAATGACGGCTGTACTCCAGTGAGATTTCCTACCGATGGTCCCGCTACCTGAGTCCAGGCATAGGTCAGGGTGCCACCATCCGGATCGTTGCTCCCCGAACCATTGAGCGTTACGGAAGCTCCCTGGGTGACAACCTGAGTAGCACCAGCGTCAGCCGTGGGAAGGCTCGCAACGCTGAACGAAAAGTCATAGTTACTCGCGAGTGATTTCCCCTGAGTATCCGCGATTTCAGTCGTCAACGTTACGGCATACTGCACCCCTTGATTGAAGGGAGTCGAGGGAGTGAACGTCACCACCGAACCATTCACCGTCCGGATTCCCGTTGCATTGGCGACAACGAACGATGTTGCCGTCACAGTGGAAGGATCAACTGCTCTATTGAAAGTAACGGCGATAGAGCTACTCGGCGCCACAGAAGCGCCTCCAGTTGGTGTACTCGAAACGACTTCAAGCGGTGGATCCGGGATTGGACCCGTGCCACTCGGTGAACTCTCTTTGCTGCAACCGCCCACAAAAGCGAGCATAATCGCCAAAGCGAGCAGGCAGATTCCGACCCGCACCGGAAGGCTTTCCCGAAAGAGCGTCTTCTGGGTTTGGGATGATTGACATTTGGCTAGCCGGGAAAACATGGCTACCTCCTTCTGATTACAGATTGACAGTGTTAATTCTCGCTGTCAGTAATCGCGTAAAAGGGGAGCCAAAGTGATAACCACTCTTTTCAGTTTTTCCAGATATTTTTCGTTTGCAAGGTGATACAGGAATGGGCGAATTCTCTGGTGGCGCGTAATCGTTTATTCAGCAAAACCTTACACA from bacterium encodes:
- a CDS encoding Ig-like domain-containing protein, which produces MFSRLAKCQSSQTQKTLFRESLPVRVGICLLALAIMLAFVGGCSKESSPSGTGPIPDPPLEVVSSTPTGGASVAPSSSIAVTFNRAVDPSTVTATSFVVANATGIRTVNGSVVTFTPSTPFNQGVQYAVTLTTEIADTQGKSLASNYDFSFSVASLPTADAGATQVVTQGASVTLNGSGSNDPDGGTLTYAWTQVAGPSVGNLTGVQPSFAAPAEVTTVIFDLVVSNGVTASDPDRIVIVIAEEGSKAIFVSQNGNDANPGTLDLPKATIQAAMTAAQSTQSDLYVAAGVYSGSVVLADGVSMYGGFTADSWERDLAAVETIIQGGQYAITGANVNQLTIEGFTIRSANSASNAGSSVGISLHNSLGIVINQNALEIGNGANGSNGTDATDRTGNADGGNSGAAAYFALICSGAVGGAGGDVSYGRDGGLGGRSGGANGGSNGWDGENGGGNGGSKGGFAANGSPGSPGNPGDSGLSGNAGTSFGSISNGAYLAAHGLNGDNGGYGWGGGGGGGGGTGAACSGSGGGGGAGGLYGFGGARGFGGGGSIGIILSGGSEATITNNSITTGNGGNGGYSGKGGVGQNGGSGANGGTGNANGGAGGRGGNGGKGGNGGDGGCGGGGPVVGIVEAASSSTRTNNFFTLGVAGIGGARGDGRGKEGANGDRAEFKKID
- a CDS encoding serine/threonine protein kinase, yielding MLPDRWKRIQEIFELALDAAPEDRDAVVRRACQDDNAMYAEVMALLAADAEGHPMLDRETPFNLPQEDPQLIGTQIGSYRLIAALGEGGMGAVYLADRVDGQFEQRVAIKVVQPSLRTKVILRRFQQERQILAHLNHPNIARLLDGGLTPDGRPYFVMEYVDGVPIDQYCQTRGLSLAEKLRLILQACEAVEFAHSNLVIHRDLKPANILVDQDGRVKVIDFGIAKVLAESADVDMSVDLTQTGFRAMTPRYASPEQVRNQPITTASDVYSLGVVLYELLTGRYPYKTSMDSGPELEQAVVTQEPERPSSVVLRPARKELSPIGDQISTKKLQRQLRGDLDTICMAALRKDLTRRYQTARQLTDDIRRYLDGWPIEARMDSVPYMVGKFVRRHRPIVFASILAIVAIAVTIGFYTNRLASERDKARLEARKSREIAKFLTGIFEVSDPNESRGTDVTARELLDTAITRLRTELKNQPAVKAMLLRLAADILYNLGHIPQSRELAFESAELNRITFGEHNLEYADNLLQLTLILDDAGERDSALSVARKALSIVRDIYPDRDTNVANMQVSLGHVYRHLGNFDSAEVYYRAGLETQRELEGDTATAVGNTLNHLGRLYYQRGEYAKAEPIVREAIATLINVFGREDHFEVIASRGNLGAILMAQERYAEAESVFVRNRALLASMVGTDHTYYGGMTTQLASAVYMQGRIEEAHALYLEALDLARKYLPEEHQGYISVLLGLGRLLTEHGDFRDAEPFLRQALSIRLRTLPAGHWHIAGAQSSLADCLRKAKRFEEGAPLALEAYTTLMANFGSDDPRTTGVRKKLELLYSDWGKPIPELDSVPAS
- a CDS encoding thiol-activated cytolysin family protein, which codes for MQIKKSLSLLAVILLSVMLGGGCSKDSPTKSPTTNSQFQNAINAGGTFAPVQEKNEIVSSDTVIETMNNEQYFCTTTRYSVVEAPDNFPTFDPLSEVVWPGNLLQGNSLTSATPAPIPVKRAGGTIVMTILNGSPSASETIPVVDLANVTEAQNDIIARASNTIPARFSFNYESVSSREQLALSLNVRVENLTGELGTSLSFSQDREYNRYVVRLVQSYFTMAYQLPTSVDEIFDPTVTPADLAPYISSGNPAAFISSVTYGRIFYLLIESTSSLTKMSASIDASFNAATVGGSLDANATYLKDLENVRVKAFAMGGESSAAISAITTDFNTLKQFLAQGGMINTGVPLSYVVRSLANPSQIVKIGLATEYDVNQCVMISETIPNPILWYRLDDSRYFVRGTGANSGYISKLLNAFGDTTHNAVPPSKAYGAEYLAAQLKGGQLPAMRFRGGLTTVDGKFQFPGVKFSGSDYTVFAVVRLPALAISYPEMFLFGTGTSQLTSLSAGFRDNIRFTMSHQNYTMDAISPASLDLWNVVTIRFSQSEGMSIWVNNDPTPAGTDGSKTSALISYLGARLGSQNGNPLLMAEIRAYAHAVTQDEREVIVSSLLTKYAL